The following are from one region of the Rhinoraja longicauda isolate Sanriku21f chromosome 3, sRhiLon1.1, whole genome shotgun sequence genome:
- the zbtb5 gene encoding zinc finger and BTB domain-containing protein 5 encodes MDFPGHFDQVFQQLNYQRLHGQLCDCVIVVGSRHFKAHRSVLAACSTHFRALFTVPETDQSLNMVQLDSEVVTAEAFAALVEMMYTSTLMLGESNVMDVLLAASHLHLNSVVKACKHYLTTRTVPMSPTSERLQEQNARMQRSFLLQQLGLSLVNSALSSSQTMDEQVGVSSSLRHHLEDQSTAFPVRRLQKRKAIPDERSKQRIRPSMDESIISEGISDNGQGVVHTCGELFAPDSLKLGDGSKTTGVENQVENAMIFEQAFSTPDGNQIPSQSDKGVSHSQVSVASQATHIETGFNQDSVNEKSDFHSETTEIHINGNEDQVRIVVKAEPLSSPDPQDETSDAASQAEGSESVEVEGGMPSTEKLELSPESSDRSFSDPQSSTDRVTDIHILESANTDIKAPFPISTFLNKNRTSSFSGSQSTDNNLPNTTDGRLENEASYLMSPVSSVSAGINSTMGATRMENPFNDGPDSHFMRPMQDLLGLSCSQSSEYKTGEPFRLEFPMPNSGLHSLSRQSIISSRGGASNFLGYRRIAPKMPIVTSVGDGGSGSQDTGTNSQVRILNSTSSTFENNHSLQPGPPQLTRASADVLSKCKKAMSEHNVLVVEGARKYACKICCKTFLTLTDCKKHIRVHTGEKPYACLKCGKRFSQSSHLYKHSKTTCLRWHGSNLPSTLL; translated from the coding sequence ATGGATTTCCCAGGGCACTTTGATCAAGTTTTCCAGCAGCTGAACTACCAGCGGCTTCACGGAcagctctgtgactgtgtgattgTTGTTGGGAGCCGACATTTCAAAGCACATCGCTCTGTGCTTGCAGCATGCAGCACCCACTTCCGAGCGCTCTTTACTGTCCCCGAGACAGATCAATCGCTGAACATGGTTCAACTCGACAGTGAAGTGGTCACAGCAGAGGCTTTTGCAGCCCTTGTTGAAATGATGTACACATCCACTCTAATGCTGGGAGAGAGTAATGTCATGGATGTGCTTCTGGCAGCCTCCCACCTCCACCTCAACTCTGTGGTGAAAGCTTGCAAACATTACTTAACAACCAGGACTGTGCCAATGTCTCCCACTAGCGAAAGGCTTCAGGAACAAAATGCCCGCATGCAAAGGTCTTTCCTGCTTCAGCAGCTGGGCTTGAGCTTGGTGAACTCAGCCCTCAGCTCCAGTCAGACAATGGACGAGCAGGTCGGGGTGAGCTCGTCGCTGCGTCACCACTTGGAGGATCAGTCGACTGCGTTCCCCGTGAGGCGGCTGCAGAAAAGAAAAGCCATCCCCGACGAGAGATCAAAGCAGAGGATTCGGCCGTCGATGGATGAATCCATCATCAGCGAAGGAATATCAGATAACGGGCAAGGTGTGGTGCATACGTGTGGGGAGCTGTTTGCACCAGACTCCCTGAAATTGGGTGATGGCTCTAAAACTACAGGTGTTGAAAACCAGGTGGAAAATGCAATGATTTTTGAGCAAGCCTTTAGCACACCGGATGGTAATCAGATACCCAGTCAGTCAGACAAAGGTGTAAGCCATTCCCAGGTGTCTGTAGCTTCCCAAGCGACTCACATTGAAACTGGATTCAACCAAGACTCTGTAAATGAGAAATCAGATTTTCATTCCGAGACAACAGAAATTCACATCAACGGAAACGAGGACCAGGTCAGAATTGTGGTGAAGGCTGAGCCGTTGAGCTCACCTGATCCTCAAGATGAGACCAGCGATGCTGCCTCGCAGGCTGAAGGGAGTGAGTCAGTGGAGGTGGAAGGAGGAATGCCCAGCACAGAAAAGCTGGAGCTTAGTCCAGAGAGCAGTGACCGAAGTTTCTCTGATCCTCAGTCTAGTACAGACAGAGTCACTGACATACACATTCTTGAATCTGCAAACACAGACATAAAAGCTCCCTTTCCTATTTCCACCTTTTTGAATAAGAACCGAACAAGCAGCTTCAGTGGAAGCCAAAGTACAGACAACAACCTTCCAAACACAACCGATGGGAGACTGGAAAATGAAGCTTCTTACTTAATGAGCCCAGTGTCCAGTGTTTCTGCTGGTATCAATTCAACCATGGGAGCAACGCGAATGGAGAATCCCTTTAACGACGGTCCTGATTCTCACTTCATGCGACCGATGCAGGACTTGTTGGGCCTGTCGTGCTCGCAGTCTTCAGAGTACAAAACTGGAGAACCATTCAGATTGGAATTTCCAATGCCCAACTCTGGATTGCATTCACTTTCCCGACAATCGATCATCTCGTCACGAGGAGGAGCCAGTAACTTCCTAGGTTATCGCCGCATTGCCCCAAAAATGCCAATCGTGACCTCTGTGGGAGACGGAGGTTCTGGGTCGCAAGACACTGGCACCAATTCCCAGGTCCGCATACTGAACAGTACCTCGTCCACTTTTGAAAATAATCATTCTCTGCAACCAGGCCCTCCTCAGCTAACACGGGCATCTGCAGATGTACTTTCAAAGTGCAAGAAGGCCATGTCGGAACACAATGTGTTGGTGGTGGAAGGAGCCCGCAAGTATGCGTGTAAAATCTGCTGCAAGACATTTTTAACATTAACGGATTGCAAGAAACACATTCGTGTTCACACGGGAGAAAAGCCCTATGCATGTTTAAAATGCGGGAAAAGATTCAGTCAGTCGAGTCACTTATACAAGCATTCTAAAACCACTTGCTTGAGATGGCATGGCAGCAACTTGCCAAGTACTCTACTTTGA